In the genome of Rhineura floridana isolate rRhiFlo1 chromosome 10, rRhiFlo1.hap2, whole genome shotgun sequence, the window CTGTGCAATAGACTTTTTTGAATTATACATTATCCGTCCGTGCACTAAGACTGTTCATATCCGTGCACAAGTTATTacaactgtacattctgccccctccgtggccgtgtaccagggcGGTCTACAGTGTACAtgctgccccctctgtggccgtgtaccaagcctgaagtctagtctgcattatattgacgctgttaccatcgtacattctgccccctctgtggccgtgtactgtgcctgttcgggtctctacattctgcccccgctgtggccgtgtactgcacccatagtgaatataagatggcggaacagccagacatgtctcagacagccaagccacaaccatctaaggcaactaagactaagcatgccaaagcactggctaagactaaacatctttccagccacagtaaAACCAAGCGCCCACGCTATGCTTCTGTTCTGACCCCCACCACAGCAGTCCAGGAACAGCTAACGGATATATTTCATTCCCCCGCTGCTtcttctgatgaggaggactttgctggctttCCTACACAGCCAACACTTAGCCAACCTCCTCCCGTattgccgcccagggcttatcctCCGTCACAGTCCACTGAGCCACCTACTCAGGCACAACCATCTGCTTCAACGGGGCttcagctgtctcatgagtttctttcacaacttcagggtatgctgtcatttttcactcaaatgcagtcaccaccacaagttcccGCCATACCTCAACGCACTATGGACCAACACGTATGTCATGAGGCACacccttcctgctccccaaatccttttgacgtagctagaggcagatgtattgatgacGCTTCGTATGGGGAGGAGTCACCCTTTGCTGATCATGCTGAgggagacgaatggagtgactattcggaacatgaggaggatacatcgtatctcctgtttaatgcctcagattatcagcctcttgctcgcagggtagttaacacccttggtctccaagctgcgccccCAGCAGCTACCGCtccagctattaaaggggccagggttctcaaatcccctgcaccaactgagcattacatcccggtgccggatcccatcgccaaactggccaccgaagaatggtctcatccattccaaactcgccgcttcaagaacctggctgacaaactttactctctagctcctgactttgccaccaagctgGCTGTTCccggcatagacgagccgatcgctagcctagtttcgcgatctcttttgcctagggaaggagaatcccaactaaaggatgctactgagcAAAGATCAGACTTCGCTCTCCGCAAAAATTatgaggccactgctttctccatgcgagcctccgcatcagcttccatcttctccagggcagcaatgatgtggctggatgatcttctagaggaccctaatcctgatcctgtttctctcagaaggtcactgataaagttgcgcaagacagcggcgtttgtagctgatgccactttggatgccactcaactgggggcacgagccatgacggctcagatcgtcgctcgacggaccctctggcttcgccactggcaagctgactctacgGCCAGAGTGAATCTCTCTAGGGCACCTTACTCTGGATCTTTGCTCTTCGGCGaagaagctctaaaggcagtgctggttgatcccaaagacgctcacaaaccg includes:
- the LOC133365043 gene encoding uncharacterized protein LOC133365043 is translated as MAEQPDMSQTAKPQPSKATKTKHAKALAKTKHLSSHSKTKRPRYASVLTPTTAVQEQLTDIFHSPAASSDEEDFAGFPTQPTLSQPPPVLPPRAYPPSQSTEPPTQAQPSASTGLQLSHEFLSQLQGMLSFFTQMQSPPQVPAIPQRTMDQHVCHEAHPSCSPNPFDVARGRCIDDASYGEESPFADHAEGDEWSDYSEHEEDTSYLLFNASDYQPLARRVVNTLGLQAAPPAATAPAIKGARVLKSPAPTEHYIPVPDPIAKLATEEWSHPFQTRRFKNLADKLYSLAPDFATKLAVPGIDEPIASLVSRSLLPREGESQLKDATEQRSDFALRKNYEATAFSMRASASASIFSRAAMMWLDDLLEDPNPDPVSLRRSLIKLRKTAAFVADATLDATQLGARAMTAQIVARRTLWLRHWQADSTARVNLSRAPYSGSLLFGEEALKAVLVDPKDAHKPVLATVKNIDHRPFRRFPSFCTNQPFRGTRPGGRCRDFRSYDSSPFRGTWNRRFQGRGLRLACQLRQKPSSTDPMPTTSWGDVGHSAGDGVFVSRSRNCHHKHREGLDATNNSRRHASSQGAQNVHLYHPYCAMGSSPLSPPSVGFVALSTGHCQLQSSHSSFEPRTAPFIPLVDKGPTSFQGHSVQRTSQDCCHHGCQSHQLGSTLQLPVRSGGLVHSRADSEHQMAGAQGGPLSSTSFSVSVPFGPCPHSNGQHVCKITFEQTGAPGPVLCRT